The following DNA comes from Lynx canadensis isolate LIC74 chromosome B1, mLynCan4.pri.v2, whole genome shotgun sequence.
CTATTTCTTATAGTCTTCACCTATAAGGAGTCTAGCATTGAGTGATTTCAACTTAGAAAACATGTCTTGATCCTTATACTTCAGTCACGCCATCTCGGCATATCCCTGCAGTAGTTTGGAAGCCCTGTGTCTTGTCTGCTGTGTAGAAACCCTGAAGGGTTTGATCTGAGGATCGTTACATCTCTCAGTAAGTTACAGAAAATACACACTGACTGTGGTGTTTTAAAAGACTCtcgtatactttttaattttggagattGCGTAATACAGACTTACTTTGTAACTGAgccatttcctcctcccttcaaATGCAGATCtttattgtttgtgtttgttgGATAGGTTTGGTTATCTAGGGGCAGGGCCAGTCAGAAATGTTGAGATCTTAAATTCCCTTCTGAGAACTATCTGTGGGGGTAAACCACGGTATAGAAGCATTTGGCGGGATATCATACAGCCACTAGAAATGGTGGGTATGAAGACTGTAGGGCAAGAACGCACCACacgctataaaaataaaatcacatgtaAACTCTGGTTACAACTGAGTAAGGATTATAGCTAATacttattgaatgcttattaaGTGCCAGACACTACATATATTAAGTCCCTTAATCTTCATTAGCATCCTTATGAATTAGGTGCTTTCAGCCCTGTTTCAGAGGAACCTGagccacagagaggttaagtaacttgcctgaagtGTCTCAGCTAGTGGTTGTTAAAACGTACAGGAAAAACAATTCAAGAAGATATGTAAAAAGGAATAATGGTCACATTAGCATGAAAGtaagtccattaaaaaaattaacaaaaaattctCTGTAACTTGTTGTGCTCACTTTCTAAGAGAATTTCTGTAGAGCAAATAATAGGGAAGGGACCCAGGGCATTTTCAACCTGCTTTTTCTGTTCTGCCTCCTTTAGCACACCACTTACCAGTTTTCAGGATGGAGTTTGGTGGCTACAGGTGGCCTTTCAGTGCCGCTAGAATGGCTGTTTTAGGGGTTGGGGTAAAAAATGAGCCATTTGCCACTCTCAGGAGTTCTTCCAAGTTGTTAACAACGGGCAGAGAGGAAGAGTCACCGAGGGAGGCAAGGTTGGCCGATTGGTCATTCTGTAGTCAGAGTAAGGTAATCAAGACCAGCTACAAAGGGCAGTAACAAAACATGTGAAACTGCCTCGCCCGTGTAGGGAACACCACAGACGTTTTATAGGCCATAAACATTTCTGTCCCTGTTTGCTCTCCATTGCTTCTAGGCTACCGGGAGAAGAGTCTGGACATTTCACCCATATGGAATCCCTCGTTTTCAGAACCCCATTCAGATGTTCTCAACTGCTAACCCCACATGTTCAGCCTTCTTTTTATTCCCTGGGGAAGACAACGAAtgagttgctttttaaaaattcttcatccATGAAAGATTGAGAGTGTCCTCTGTGTCAAACACTACATCAGGTGCCTTTCTGttcttcctgcttcttccctcaCCTGAGGCCATAATCCCCTGTGTCATGATGCTTGGTTACCATGGAGATGACTCATGCTATAAGTCACGGTTGAGATTTTGCAGGGAACAGGTTGGGGTGGGGGCCAGTCTACCACTGACCCTGAGTCCAGACCAGACCCACAGACAGAGAGCCCTGGAAATTAACACACATGAAAATGTTGAAGTGACTCATAGAGCCATAGTGGtctttttttccctgccttccctggAGCCTCCTGTGTCTAATACAAGTATGCAGTATTAATTCGTTTTGCTGGAGCCCCTAGGTAGGTGGTTCGTATTTAATTTTGCTGAGGACCTTATTTGTGTGTGAGAGCCCTTATTTGGGATGAAATTTTATGCGTTAGCGGGCATTTCTTTCCGTGTCTAATTATTTTCTCATGCttcaaagtcagaaagaaaaggcaacagTGGTTCTAATGGAGCACTTTGTGATGTTTGGTGagccagctctctctctgtcccactggAGGGTATGCCTTTTAGGGCAGAATctggccttttcattttgtatttccagtggctgctatgtaaaaaaaaaattggaagcgAATCTTTGAAGTCATCATTTCTCTGTACGTGTCTGCCCTGCGGAatgtttcaaaggaaaaacaTGTTTGTTTCAGCTGCAGAAaggttatttttgagacataccGGCCAGTCCTTTACAAGGATAATCCCGAAAGCCTGCATTGCTGTGAGACTTCTCATTTCCCAAGAGTAGGAACCATACTCCCCTCACCCTGCCACATTCCGATGGAAGGCCCCCTGTGATCAGCTTTCCACGTATTTGAGCCGCGGAGTGAGACACGGTGCATTCTGAAAGCAGACTGGCCCTGAGAATTGGGCATGGTTGGATAATTCTCAAAATGACTATTGAAAGGCCTAGAAGATTTGACGATGCGGGCCCAGGCAATAGAAGacataaatgaatttttctgtatttttacctCTTGCCTTGTCTTGTGTTCGATTAAAAACACCTAAAACCCCAAACCCCCCAAAACTCTAAAATAGCAGGGTAGCCTGTTTGGATAATGggcgtttttgtttttgtgtgccCAGGACCATCATCCCTTGACTGAGGGGCATGGAGGGGTGGGAAGattgaagttttcattttgtacCATTTTGTATGATTTGAATTTTTACCCTATGCCTGTTATTACTTTcgaatatagtttttttttatgtttcctatCACTTTTTATGTATTCAGAGATCCTTTTAATTTCCaaagaattgaatttttaattataagttaAAATAATTACATGATTACAGAAGGGATCATTTGATTTTCTTGATAGGTTGCAGGAATTTTTCACGGGCTTAAAAACAAACTCACTACCTTGGGATTATGGCTTTCTTTCTGTACCCTGCCCTTTGGACTAGGAAAATCAACCCAGCCCTGATTTTTGAGATAATTCAAGCTTTCTGGGCCTACCTGAAAGGTAATGCTGGAACACACCCACGCTGCCACCTTACCTACACTGGGTGGCTTTGCTGAGACTTTGTTATTCAAGAATTGCTTCCGTGAGGTGCTGGAATTAAGTGAGctaaaaaacaaatgcataaaaaggcacttaaaataaaattgatgctTGAATGCGGAAACCCACAAACGTATCTGGCTTGGGATTTCTTAGGGTGAGAGACATTTATGAATCATGGctttcatttattataaaattatccTTGTGCCAAAGATTCCTTGCTTAAGTGGTTTGAATGTCATGTTGTTAGACGGAACAGTTCCTGTATTCTTTTCCAGCTTTAACAAATCCAGCACAGATTGTTAAAAATTCTGAACGTTTGCATGGGACGCTTACCTGTGATTCAGTCTGCTTTTCACATCCTTAAATAGCTCTGTGGCTGTTCTTGGCTACCTGGTCTTTGGTTTGAGGTTTGCCTGTGAAAATAAAGGATAGGAACAGTTGCTGGAGCATGTATTCACACCTCCTAGTGGTTTTAGAAGTTCCCCAAACAGATCCCACTTTAGTTCCCTGGGGACTGATCCTGGGCATAGGTGCCCAGGGAGGATTCTAGAGTCGGTTGTAGCTTCGATCAAAGTAAACAGACTGGTGGTGATACTTTTGGAAAGGAGGGCTGGTCCCAGGAACTGTCGATGGCACGCTTTGAAGGTCATCTTTGCATCCCCTGCTTGGCTAACAGTATGAGTTGTgtggaggaggctggggagaaggCCGGACTGACCCCGCTTCCGTGGGCAGAGAGGTCAAACTTCTTGCGGCCGGTGTGGTCATCGGAACCTCTGCATTCAGCTTCAGCAACTTCCCCTTTCAGGTGCCTGCAGTCGGTATTTACCAAAGCTAACCACCCTTCATCACCAGGGCTACCATTTAGCCGCATGACGggcagatgagaaaaagaaataatcctcTGGACATCTAAATGACAAATAAGCAAGCTATTCCAGGCTAGGTCTTGGAAAATGTATTGTGAAGACACTAGGCTGGCAGGGGTGAGGTTGTCCGTAAACACCTTGcatctccccctgccccgcccccccccccagccccccagctgtggattgtggttttaaaaaccataaaaaatctCCTCTAAAAGTCCAGGATAGTAGCTTATatcattttctccaatttttggatgtattttttttttaattttttttttaacgtttttatttatttttgagacagagagagacagagcatgaacgggggaggggcagagagagagggagacacagaatcggaagcaggctccaggctctgagccatcagcccagagcccgacgcagggctcgaactcgcggaccgcgagatcgtgacctgagctgaagtcggacacttaaccgactgagccacccaggcgcccctggatgtattttttaaatcaagtttaaGTTGTTCTTGATGACTTTGTATACTGGACTCTATATGTAATCTCATGATTTATGGTTGGTGGTGACTGTGGTGggatttcccccttttcttcctaGAACATTTCTTAGTACTTTTTTCCTCGGTACTTTCTTTCCTATGGTAGGGCCTTTTAAATGAGAAGCTTAAACCTGCCTcagaaagaatttatttattttcttaagttttatttatttatttgttttgagaaagagagagagctggcgagggacagagacacctagagagagaatcccaagcagactcgccactcagcacagagcccaacacgggttcagtctcacaaccttgagatcgtgacctgagccaaaatcaaaagtcagccgcttaaccgactgagccacccaggcacccctcacagccccccgcctttttttaaagtttatttatttagaaagaatttaaatttgaatcTCCTCTCTGTGTGTTGCGAACATGGCCCATGGGAGGTGAGTTAGCAAAGAGTGTAAAGCAGGAATCTTGGGGTTAGAGAATGAATAGGACCTTTGGAGAAATGCAGAACTGATTCAGAATCCTGGCTGTGCCCCTTAACAGTGGTAAGACCTTGTACGAAACACTTAACTTGTGAGCCTCAGTGTCTTTGTAAAGTGAGTATAATGTCTACTGTGTGTCATTCTGGGGACACTAATTCCAGGATGTTCCTAAGTGTGCACAGTGCCAGGTTATGTTGTAGATGCTATTTAAGTGTTAGGTTTctgcttccttctgcccctttcctctcagTTGTAAAACGAGCTAAGGTAGTGGGGCAGGGATCTGCCCTGCGAGCAAGACAGGCTGAGAGTGAAGGAGGAAACTGTGCTCTTTTGAGCAAACCCGTCATTTCCTTTACGTCCACGGCCCTCAGCTCTTAAGTAGGTCACCCCAAAGAACATCCAAATGCGGTTTCTCAGTTTGTACGGTAACGCCGGGGATGGCTGTCGGTGGACCGTGGATTCAGACCTATTTGCTCTGTAGTGGTCATGCCACGGATCCGCCTCACCTTCTTGGAGGTCACCAGATGGAACATGCCAAGgggagatttctttttctgaagtttgtCTTTCAGTCGAGTTGGACTGATACAATACTTGCCCTGTCTTGAAGTAGTTTGCAAATGACCCATTGAAATACTTGGATAATGTTTGAAATCTTCTCTTTTTAGGAGTATTAAGCTAGGGAAGAATGCCTCCTTTCTACttctaattcttattatttttttagtgtggTAAAATATACGTAACAAAATTTACCAACCGTTTTTTAGTGTATGGCTCAGTCcaatacattcacactgttgtgccaCCGCCAACCGTCCTTGTCCAGACTTTTTTATTTCCCGAAACTGAGACTGTACCCATTAAGGACTAATTCTTATTCACTTCTGGCCCCGGCCCTGGACAGCCACCGTTCTACTCTGTGGATTGGACGGCTCTAGGTACTTCATAGAAATCGAATCATACCATATCTGTCATCTCGTGACTAGCTTATTGCactctttttgaaaaacaattttttttttattctgttctgtgttttctatCAACTCCCCGGCAGGGATGGTTCTACAAACCCTTGCCCTTTTTTCTGAGATTTATGTGTCAATTTCCATTTTGCCTTCTGTTTGTGTATGATCTTTGCATCTTTCCCCTATTGAAGCCAAATACCAGTCCTAGGAGAGGATTTGATGGAatgtttgttatatttattttatttttagaaatagctTATCGAATAAAGATTTTAAGTGACTGTACGTTCAGTACAGAATCAGATCCTATCTTTGCCTACGGGgtgtcttctcaaaaataaaactacaggttCTGCcttcattccccaccccaccctctacTCTCCAAAGAAGAGAGCCCAAGAATGCATTTATCTAAGAGGTTGGTAGtagcagagaagaagagaggccAAGTTAATGGACATTGTGAACATTGTTTTAGGCCCAATTCAAAGGTAACCTCTCAGCCTTTCTCCTTGTAGGTGGTATACCTTGAAATCCAAACCAGGAAAGAAGGATAAAGAGCGAGGCGAAATTGAGGTTGACATCCAGTTTATGAGAAACAACATGACCGCCAGCATGTTTGACCTTTCCATGAAAGACAAGTCTCGGAATCCATTTGGGAAGCTGAAGGACAAGATCAAGGGGAAGCATAAGGATAGCGCGTCCGATACTGCTTCAGCCGTCATTCCCAGCGTCACACCCTCCGCTGACAGCGATGATGAGTCTActtcaaaagacaagaaaaagaagtcgAAGATCAAGACCTTGTTTTCCAAGTCAAATTTGCAGAAAACACCACTTTCCCAGTCCATGTCTGTCCTGCCTACTTCAAAGTCAGACAAAGTGCTGCTTCGTCCTGGAGGCTTTCAGTCCCGGTGGGAGGATGATGAAAATGAGGATGAGTCCTCCTCTGCCTCAGATGGTgagttttctcctcctccttacttggctctctctctctctctctctctctctctctctgtctctcagtctacTTTGCtttaagagagaagaaacaatgtggtgtctggatggctcagtcagttcagcatctggctcttgactttgcctcaggtcatgatctcacggttcctgggatcgagccccgcatcgggctctgtgctgacagcatggagcctgcgtgggattctctgtctccctctctctttctgccctgatCCTGCTCacctcactcgctctctctctctctcaaagtaaataaataaactttaaaaaaaaaaaaagagagaagaaacaaatcttaagagaaagattttaattcagttcctcagttacTAAAATGGTGATGATGGTCATGATGATGGATGATCTTGGTTAGAAAGGCTTCTCGGGCCgcttgggtggtttagtcagttaagtgtctgactcttcatttcggctcacggttataatctcatggattgtgggattgagtcccgcattgggctctgtgctgacagtgcagagcctgcttgggattctctctctcttcctctgtctctgcttctcccctgcttgttcatgCGTGCacgccctctttctctctcaaaataaataaatgaatgaatgaatgaataaataaataaataaataaataaataaataaataaataaaaagaaaggcttCTCTATTTCTAAGCGCTCTGGTTTCTAAGAATGCataaattcttttctaaaacGTCTGGCTCTATAACTGATGTACATTAATATAAGCTTTTGGAATTAACGAAATGTATGtatctgggttgtttttttttttttttttttctagttaaggGTAAAATCGTGCAACCTTAGAGTAATtctgatatttcatttattcatcaggtATTTATTGAGGTCCTATTGATGTGTGTAACCTTCATGGGCTACATCCTTAATGAAAGTTGAGGAATTCAGTTCCTTTAACTGTGAATTAAATGTGTGTTTTGAACTTCAATTTCAATGACCAAATGCAGGTTGCTGTTGGCCAGATTCTGCCCTTCGCATTGGTTTAATGCAGAGCTTCTCAATCCCAGCACTATTGGTagtttgggccagataattctttgttgtggggctgCCCCCTGTGCTGTAGGATCTTTAGCAGCAACCCTGACCTCTACCTGCTAGATGCCAATAACACACCCAATGGCGGTTTACCAAAAATGTATTCAGACGTGGAGAGACGGACCCCCTTCCAGTTGTGAACCACTCGTTTAACACCTTGTTTCCTTTggatctttgcttttcttcccataGTCCTGTCTCCCAAGAGAACAGAGAGTGCACATCCTAAGCAACTGAACCAGATCAATTTCAACCTTCCCAAGAAGGAAGGAGGACTCCCCTTTCTTGGTGGCCTTCGGTCTAAGAATGACTTCCTTTCTCGCTCTAATGTCTGTATCAACGGGAACCATGTTTATGTGGAGCAGCCAGAAGCCAAGAGCGAGACCAAGGACAGCACCCCTTCTTCTTCCCCGTCCCCCCAGGGCTTCAGGAAGAAGCATTTGTTCTCCTCCACCGAAAACCTGGCCACTCGGTCCTGGAAGGAGCCTGGGGACGTTGGGGCGGTGTCTTCCGACAGACAGTTCTCTGAGTCTTCCACAAAAGACTCTCTGAAATCTATGTCTCTGCCATCCTACCGGCCACAGATCAGTGGGGACATTCAGGAGAACACGGCTCCAGTGAGCTTGGAGGCGGCAAAAGAAACCAAGGAGAGCAAGAAGCAGGAGAACAAGAAGTCCTCTTTGCTGTCTCTGGTGACAGGAAAGAAGGATGCGGCTAAGGGCAGTGAAGGCGGAAGCCCCCCTACGGTcccaggaaaggagaaggaaggcacGCTTATGGAAGTCACACCGAGGGGGGACCAGGCGGGGCCTGACGGAGACCTAGTAGAAAGATCCGAGAAGGATACTACGGCTGTTGTCTCCGGACGCGGTAAATCCCTGAATCCCTTTGAGGACGTGCAGATCACAGAACCGGAAGCTGACCGAGAGCCCAAGTCTGAACCTACACCACCTGCTCCCTCTGTAAGGGCTCCGCAGACCAAAGCTGTCAAGCCTCGGTGAGTCTTGTTCCTTCTCATGCAGGGCCTGCCCCTCACTGCTCCGTGTAATCAGCGGGGTCTACCGTTACAGCACCTCTTGCTCATCATTCTATGGCGGTCCCTGTGTGTGGCAAGCATTTGATA
Coding sequences within:
- the RAB11FIP1 gene encoding rab11 family-interacting protein 1 isoform X2, with amino-acid sequence MSLAASAGRGPGAVWSPTHVQVTVLQARGLRAKGPGGTSDAYAVIQVGKEKYATSVSERSLGAPVWREEATFELPPLLSAGAAPAAAATLQLTVLHRALLGLDKFLGRAEVDLRELHRDQGRRKTQWYTLKSKPGKKDKERGEIEVDIQFMRNNMTASMFDLSMKDKSRNPFGKLKDKIKGKHKDSASDTASAVIPSVTPSADSDDESTSKDKKKKSKIKTLFSKSNLQKTPLSQSMSVLPTSKSDKVLLRPGGFQSRWEDDENEDESSSASDVLSPKRTESAHPKQLNQINFNLPKKEGGLPFLGGLRSKNDFLSRSNVCINGNHVYVEQPEAKSETKDSTPSSSPSPQGFRKKHLFSSTENLATRSWKEPGDVGAVSSDRQFSESSTKDSLKSMSLPSYRPQISGDIQENTAPVSLEAAKETKESKKQENKKSSLLSLVTGKKDAAKGSEGGSPPTVPGKEKEGTLMEVTPRGDQAGPDGDLVERSEKDTTAVVSGRGKSLNPFEDVQITEPEADREPKSEPTPPAPSVRAPQTKAVKPRLHPVKPMNAAAPKIVNSSLGTATIISENMINEAMMKKYNPSDPAFAYAQLTHDELIQLVLKQKETISKKEFQVRELEDYIDNLLVRVMEETPNILRIPAQVGKKAGKM